One segment of Candidatus Hydrogenedentota bacterium DNA contains the following:
- the kdpB gene encoding potassium-transporting ATPase subunit KdpB, with amino-acid sequence MFRKGKPLFDAPLLKEAFSGAFVKLDPRVQVRNPVMFVVYAGSIITTFLFVHTWGGNGEAPALFILGVTIWLWATLLFANFAEALAEGRGKAQAATLRAMRTTVNAKKLSQPNYGAAWFSVPADNLVKDDVVLVEAGDVIPCDGQVIEGVASVDESAITGESAPVIRESGGDFNAVTGGTRVLSDWLVVLVTANPGETFLDRMIAMVEGATRRKTPNEIALTILLASFTIVFLLATATLLPYSLYAIRQAGAGDVITITVLIALLVCLIPTTIGGLLSAIGIAGMSRMLEANVVATSGRAIEAAGDIDTLLLDKTGTITLGNRQATEFLPAPGVQEKELADTAQLASLADETPEGRSIVVLAKQKYNLREREVHKIEAAFVPFSAQTRMSGVSMHGIEIRKGAADAIRKFVEGNGGKFPEAVQRSVDDVARRGGTPLVVAEAARVLGVVELKDIVKGGIKERFTEMRRMGIKTVMITGDNPLTAAAIAAESGVDDFLAEATPETKLSLIRKYQSEGHLVAMTGDGTNDAPALAQADVAVAMNSGTQAAKEAGTMVDLDSNPTKLIEVVEIGKQMLITRGSLTTFSIANDVAKYFAIIPAAFAATYPPLNALNIMHLATPSSAIMSAVIFNALIIIALIPLALRGVRYTPSSAAAMLRRNIVVYGVGGVVAPFIGIKLIDVLISAL; translated from the coding sequence ATGTTTCGTAAAGGCAAGCCGCTCTTCGACGCGCCACTTCTTAAAGAAGCGTTCAGCGGCGCATTCGTGAAACTGGATCCGCGGGTGCAAGTACGCAATCCCGTCATGTTCGTTGTGTACGCCGGCAGCATTATCACGACATTTCTGTTCGTGCATACCTGGGGCGGAAACGGCGAAGCGCCGGCGTTGTTCATTCTGGGCGTAACAATTTGGCTGTGGGCCACGCTCCTCTTCGCAAACTTCGCGGAGGCATTGGCGGAAGGCCGGGGCAAGGCGCAGGCGGCGACGCTGCGCGCCATGCGCACCACGGTAAACGCGAAGAAACTGTCGCAACCGAATTATGGCGCTGCGTGGTTCAGCGTGCCCGCGGACAATCTCGTGAAAGACGATGTCGTGCTCGTGGAAGCCGGCGACGTTATTCCGTGCGACGGGCAAGTCATCGAGGGTGTGGCGTCGGTGGACGAAAGCGCGATTACCGGCGAGTCCGCGCCGGTGATTCGCGAATCCGGCGGCGACTTTAACGCAGTCACGGGTGGCACGCGCGTGTTGTCCGACTGGCTGGTCGTTCTTGTTACGGCGAACCCGGGCGAGACCTTTCTCGATCGTATGATCGCGATGGTGGAGGGCGCCACGCGGCGCAAGACGCCGAACGAAATTGCGCTGACTATTCTGCTTGCGAGCTTCACAATCGTGTTCCTGCTTGCGACGGCAACCCTGCTGCCCTATTCGCTGTATGCGATTCGTCAGGCCGGCGCCGGCGACGTCATCACAATCACCGTGTTGATTGCGCTGCTGGTATGCCTGATCCCGACAACGATTGGCGGCCTTTTGTCCGCGATCGGGATTGCAGGTATGAGCCGCATGCTCGAAGCAAACGTCGTCGCCACATCGGGCCGTGCGATTGAAGCCGCGGGCGACATCGACACGCTGTTGCTCGACAAGACCGGCACGATCACGTTGGGCAACCGGCAAGCTACGGAATTTTTGCCCGCCCCAGGTGTGCAGGAAAAGGAGCTTGCGGACACGGCGCAGCTCGCATCGCTGGCCGACGAGACACCGGAAGGGCGAAGCATCGTCGTGCTCGCGAAACAGAAGTACAATTTGCGCGAACGCGAAGTGCACAAGATCGAAGCGGCCTTCGTGCCGTTTTCCGCGCAGACGCGCATGAGCGGCGTGTCGATGCACGGCATCGAGATTCGCAAGGGCGCCGCGGACGCCATCCGCAAGTTCGTGGAAGGCAACGGAGGGAAGTTTCCGGAAGCGGTGCAGCGCAGTGTGGATGACGTGGCGCGCCGAGGCGGCACGCCTCTCGTTGTCGCGGAGGCCGCGCGCGTCCTTGGCGTGGTCGAGTTGAAGGACATCGTGAAGGGCGGCATCAAAGAACGCTTCACGGAGATGCGCCGCATGGGAATCAAGACGGTCATGATTACCGGCGATAATCCGCTGACCGCCGCGGCGATTGCCGCGGAGTCGGGCGTGGACGACTTCCTCGCGGAGGCGACGCCTGAGACGAAGTTGTCGCTCATCCGCAAGTACCAGTCGGAGGGCCACCTCGTGGCAATGACCGGCGACGGTACCAACGACGCGCCTGCGCTGGCACAGGCCGACGTTGCGGTGGCGATGAACTCCGGCACGCAGGCCGCCAAGGAGGCCGGCACGATGGTCGATCTCGATTCGAACCCGACGAAACTTATCGAGGTGGTTGAGATCGGAAAGCAGATGCTGATCACGCGCGGCTCGCTGACCACCTTCAGCATCGCAAACGACGTTGCCAAGTATTTCGCGATCATTCCCGCGGCGTTTGCCGCGACGTATCCGCCGTTGAACGCGCTGAATATCATGCATCTCGCGACACCGTCCTCCGCGATCATGTCGGCCGTGATTTTCAACGCGCTGATCATTATCGCACTGATTCCGCTCGCGTTGCGCGGCGTGCGTTATACGCCGTCCAGCGCGGCGGCAATGCTTCGGCGGAATATCGTGGTCTATGGCGTCGGCGGCGTAGTCGCGCCGTTCATTGGAATCAAGTTAATCGACGTGCTGATCTCGGCATTATAG
- the kdpC gene encoding potassium-transporting ATPase subunit KdpC, giving the protein MFSELRQAVSVFLALTVITGLAYPLLVTGAAQLVFPRQANGSLVPCDGVIVGSSLIGQTFSDPKYFWGRPSATSPSCNAAASSGSNLGPSNPALHDAVKRRCEALRAADPENKAPIPIDLVTMSGSGLDPHISIASALYQAGRVAGARGLDRAAVEAMVAEHASRPIAPGLGEPIVNVLELNLALDGKI; this is encoded by the coding sequence ATGTTTAGCGAATTGAGACAGGCTGTATCTGTATTTCTTGCGTTGACGGTGATTACCGGCTTGGCCTATCCTTTACTCGTGACCGGCGCAGCACAGCTTGTGTTTCCACGTCAGGCGAACGGGAGCCTCGTTCCGTGCGACGGAGTCATTGTCGGATCGTCGCTCATAGGGCAGACCTTTAGCGATCCAAAATATTTCTGGGGCCGTCCATCCGCGACGTCGCCGTCGTGTAACGCCGCAGCATCTTCGGGGTCGAATCTTGGTCCTTCGAATCCCGCGCTGCACGATGCCGTGAAGCGGCGTTGCGAGGCGCTGCGCGCGGCCGATCCGGAGAACAAAGCGCCGATTCCCATCGATTTGGTGACTATGTCGGGCAGCGGGCTGGATCCACACATCAGTATCGCAAGCGCGCTGTACCAGGCGGGTCGCGTGGCGGGCGCGCGTGGACTGGATCGAGCGGCGGTCGAGGCCATGGTTGCTGAGCATGCCTCGAGGCCGATTGCGCCAGGCTTGGGCGAACCAATCGTCAATGTGCTCGAACTGAATCTGGCACTCGACGGAAAGATTTAG
- a CDS encoding DUF4118 domain-containing protein yields MVAPPETARPNPDELLKQVSAEESRLGRGKLRIFFGACAGVGKTYAMLNRARQLVAQGSDIVVGLVETHGRQETEQLLEGLELLPKREIQHAGRTYREFDIDAAIARRPTILLVDELAHTNVPGSRHPKRWQDVEELLDLGIEVYTTLNVQHLESLNDVVGSITNIRVWETIPDRVFDQADEIVLVDLPADDLLQRLAEGKVYMPEQAERAVRNFFRKGNLIALREIALRRTADRVDDEIHTYRRERYADRIWATRERLLVCIGPAPGSEYVLRSAGRLASSINAEWHTVYIETPSLQHLPESVRTTIVQRLKLAQDLGSVTASLSGNDVATALVDYARKHNVTKFVMGRTWHRWPVPFLRPDLPQRVALLAPDIDIVLVARVPVEKPLQKESKSFGARFDWQKDAPGYGAALASCVGATLVLTPLREYFALTNIAMVFLLAVLLIAARFGRGPAILAAILNVLAFDVFFVPPRFSLVVSDAQYFITFAAMLAVGLLTAQLASSLRFEAGVASQREERAHDLYQLARELSAAITSDQIDSIIRRAVKGLFGLPSVVLLPDANDRILLADTEAGLSPDRGTAQWVYDRGAPAGVGTDTLPGSPILYLPMRAPMRVRGVVAIAAPNAVVVGNPESRRQIDTLTALAAIALERVHFVEVAQETLLKIESERLRESLLAALSHDLRTPLTSLMGMADALAQKSESLPPEQAEVISAMRAQSARMMRMVTNLLDLARLESGQTPLRADWQSLEELVGAARVSLKEALHERKVTANIPPDLPLLFCDAVLIERVLVNLIENAVKHTPKHSEITIGAHEVDNMIEIAVSDTGPGLPAGREEELFDKFVRANPESTVPGIGLGLAICRSILTAHGGTIHAENSPSGGARFVVRLPVKSMPSIEPEVESKADSI; encoded by the coding sequence GTGGTAGCGCCACCGGAAACTGCGCGTCCGAACCCCGACGAACTTCTGAAGCAGGTTAGCGCCGAAGAGAGCCGTTTGGGTCGTGGCAAGCTCCGTATCTTCTTCGGGGCGTGCGCGGGTGTCGGCAAGACGTATGCAATGCTCAACCGAGCGCGCCAATTGGTTGCGCAAGGTTCGGATATTGTCGTCGGTCTTGTCGAGACGCACGGCAGGCAGGAGACGGAGCAACTCCTGGAAGGCTTGGAGTTGCTTCCGAAACGCGAGATTCAGCACGCGGGCCGCACGTATCGGGAGTTCGATATTGATGCCGCGATCGCGAGGCGGCCGACAATTTTATTGGTGGACGAACTCGCGCATACGAACGTTCCCGGCTCGCGCCACCCGAAGCGCTGGCAAGACGTGGAAGAGCTACTCGACCTGGGCATCGAAGTCTACACCACGCTCAACGTGCAGCACCTCGAGAGTCTAAACGACGTTGTCGGCAGCATCACGAACATTCGCGTATGGGAGACGATCCCCGATCGCGTATTCGACCAGGCCGACGAGATCGTTCTGGTCGATTTACCGGCAGACGACTTGTTGCAACGCCTTGCCGAGGGCAAGGTGTATATGCCCGAGCAGGCGGAACGCGCGGTGCGCAATTTCTTCCGAAAAGGCAACTTGATTGCACTGCGCGAGATCGCGTTACGCCGGACGGCGGACCGGGTTGACGACGAAATCCACACCTATCGCAGGGAACGCTACGCGGACCGCATCTGGGCCACACGCGAACGGCTGCTGGTCTGCATCGGCCCCGCGCCGGGATCCGAGTACGTGCTTCGCAGCGCCGGCCGGCTCGCGTCGAGCATCAACGCGGAATGGCACACGGTCTACATCGAAACGCCCTCCCTGCAGCACCTGCCCGAATCCGTACGGACAACGATTGTTCAACGACTGAAACTTGCACAGGACCTCGGCAGCGTGACGGCCTCGCTATCGGGCAATGACGTTGCGACCGCGCTGGTCGATTACGCGCGCAAACACAATGTGACCAAGTTTGTTATGGGCCGTACTTGGCACCGCTGGCCGGTGCCTTTCCTGCGGCCGGACCTCCCGCAGCGTGTCGCGCTGCTCGCGCCGGACATCGACATCGTCCTCGTCGCACGGGTCCCGGTTGAGAAACCCCTTCAAAAGGAAAGCAAGTCCTTTGGCGCTCGGTTCGACTGGCAAAAAGACGCTCCTGGATACGGTGCGGCGCTAGCCTCATGTGTTGGGGCCACCCTTGTCTTGACACCGCTTCGCGAATACTTCGCATTAACGAATATTGCGATGGTCTTTCTGTTGGCCGTGCTGCTCATTGCGGCGAGGTTTGGCCGTGGCCCTGCTATCTTGGCGGCCATTCTAAACGTTCTCGCGTTCGATGTGTTCTTCGTGCCGCCGCGATTCTCTCTCGTCGTATCGGATGCGCAGTACTTTATTACGTTCGCGGCCATGCTTGCGGTCGGTTTGCTGACCGCGCAGTTGGCATCCAGCCTTCGCTTTGAAGCGGGCGTTGCCTCGCAGCGCGAAGAGCGCGCGCATGACCTGTATCAACTCGCGCGCGAGTTGTCCGCGGCCATCACTTCCGATCAAATCGATTCGATTATCCGCCGCGCCGTGAAGGGACTGTTCGGCTTGCCGTCCGTAGTGCTTCTGCCCGATGCAAATGACCGTATTCTTCTTGCAGACACCGAAGCTGGCCTGTCGCCAGATCGGGGAACGGCCCAATGGGTATATGATCGTGGCGCGCCGGCGGGAGTGGGTACGGACACGTTGCCCGGCAGTCCTATCCTGTACTTGCCCATGCGCGCACCGATGCGCGTGCGCGGAGTGGTGGCGATCGCTGCACCAAATGCGGTTGTCGTCGGTAACCCCGAGTCGCGACGCCAAATTGATACATTAACGGCACTTGCTGCGATAGCGCTCGAGCGTGTTCACTTCGTGGAGGTGGCGCAGGAAACGCTCCTTAAGATCGAGTCTGAGCGTCTTCGCGAATCGTTGTTGGCCGCGCTGTCCCACGATTTGCGTACGCCGCTCACTTCCCTCATGGGCATGGCCGATGCGCTTGCACAGAAGTCCGAATCGCTACCGCCGGAACAAGCCGAAGTGATCTCAGCGATGCGCGCGCAAAGCGCGCGGATGATGCGCATGGTCACCAACTTGTTGGACTTGGCGCGGCTGGAATCGGGCCAAACGCCGCTGCGCGCGGATTGGCAGTCCCTGGAGGAATTGGTTGGCGCGGCGCGCGTCTCGCTCAAGGAAGCGCTGCACGAGCGCAAGGTCACTGCGAATATCCCGCCGGACCTGCCGCTGCTGTTTTGTGATGCCGTGCTCATCGAGCGCGTTCTCGTGAATCTGATCGAGAACGCAGTGAAGCACACGCCGAAACATTCGGAGATTACGATCGGCGCGCACGAAGTCGACAATATGATCGAGATCGCCGTTTCCGATACGGGCCCTGGATTGCCCGCGGGCCGCGAAGAGGAACTGTTCGACAAGTTCGTTCGCGCGAACCCGGAATCAACCGTTCCGGGCATTGGTTTGGGGCTGGCAATCTGCCGATCGATCCTCACCGCGCACGGCGGCACAATCCACGCAGAAAACAGCCCCAGTGGAGGCGCGCGATTCGTCGTTCGACTACCGGTCAAATCGATGCCGTCCATCGAGCCCGAAGTCGAGTCGAAGGCGGATTCGATATGA
- the kdpE gene encoding two-component system response regulator KdpE, producing the protein MTSGQNPAGVLVVEDDEEIRRFVRTALKDEGYVVFEASTLSAGLVETGTRKPELVILDLGLPDGDGVDFIRDVRSWSSVPIVVLSARVEEPDKVRALDAGADDYLSKPFGVAELLARTRAALRRTARTDGNETFVRFGDIELDLSRRMVTRGSEQVRLTKIEYRLLTTLVANAGKVLTHRQLLRDVWGPSYIEHNHYLRIYMAHLRQKLEADPTHPKHFITETGVGYRFTL; encoded by the coding sequence ATGACTTCGGGGCAGAACCCAGCGGGCGTATTAGTGGTCGAAGATGACGAAGAAATCCGCCGCTTTGTGCGCACCGCCCTCAAAGACGAGGGTTACGTCGTGTTTGAAGCCTCTACGCTGTCGGCTGGGCTGGTCGAGACCGGCACGCGGAAACCGGAACTCGTCATTCTCGATTTGGGTTTGCCGGACGGAGACGGAGTGGACTTCATTCGCGACGTACGGTCATGGAGCAGCGTGCCGATTGTCGTCCTTTCCGCGCGCGTTGAAGAACCGGACAAGGTGCGAGCGCTCGACGCGGGCGCAGACGATTATTTGTCGAAACCTTTCGGCGTAGCGGAACTGCTCGCGCGCACTCGAGCGGCACTTCGCCGGACCGCGCGCACCGATGGCAACGAAACCTTTGTGCGGTTCGGCGACATCGAACTCGACCTATCCCGGCGCATGGTGACGCGCGGTAGCGAGCAGGTGCGTCTCACGAAAATCGAATACCGGTTATTGACGACGCTGGTCGCCAACGCCGGCAAGGTGCTTACCCATCGTCAACTGCTGCGTGACGTGTGGGGGCCGTCCTACATTGAACATAATCACTACCTTCGCATTTATATGGCCCACCTTCGGCAGAAACTCGAAGCAGACCCGACGCATCCCAAACACTTTATCACCGAAACAGGCGTCGGTTATCGGTTCACTTTGTAA
- a CDS encoding Gfo/Idh/MocA family oxidoreductase, translated as MGKTNTSHSSARRRLSRRRFLKTTAFAATASLGAPAIVRGQNLNNRLNIAIIGCGGRGGSNAKDVSGENIVALCDVNGKNLEAAAAQYPKAKTFVDFRKLYEKPDAFDAVVVSTCEHTHALATLPALKLGKHVYCEKPLTYNIYEARVIREAAAKAKVATQMGTQIHAGDNYRRVVELIRSGAIGPVREVHVWVSRVWGWQESEDEAKANDDIVFTKERPTTEDPIPDGLDWDLWLGPAPYRPFNNVYFPGPKWYRWWEWGNGTMSDLGSHWNDLPFWALDLKYPLTVEASGPPAHPDIAPASMRATYEYGPRGAMPALKLHWYQGKEKPAPLAEGTIPKWNDGVLFVGDNGMLLSDYGKHVLLPEDTFKDFSPPPQTIPKSLGHHQDWVHACKTGEPTLSNFEYAGWLTEANHLGNVAYRVGKKIEWEPTTMKAANAPEADPYIKREYRIPWSLDV; from the coding sequence ATGGGCAAGACAAATACCTCCCACTCGAGTGCGCGTCGCCGCCTATCGCGCCGACGCTTTCTAAAAACAACGGCATTCGCCGCCACCGCATCGCTGGGCGCGCCTGCGATCGTGCGCGGCCAAAATCTGAATAACCGCCTGAACATCGCAATCATCGGGTGTGGCGGACGCGGCGGCAGCAACGCAAAAGATGTGTCCGGCGAAAACATCGTAGCGCTGTGCGACGTGAACGGGAAGAATCTCGAGGCGGCGGCGGCGCAGTACCCAAAGGCGAAGACGTTTGTCGACTTTCGTAAGCTGTACGAGAAACCAGACGCATTCGACGCAGTTGTCGTCAGCACCTGCGAACACACGCACGCCCTGGCAACTTTGCCCGCGCTGAAACTCGGCAAGCATGTGTACTGCGAAAAACCGCTGACGTACAACATCTACGAAGCGCGCGTCATTCGCGAGGCGGCGGCCAAGGCGAAAGTCGCCACGCAGATGGGCACGCAAATCCACGCGGGCGACAACTACCGGCGCGTGGTGGAATTGATCCGGTCCGGTGCAATCGGGCCGGTGCGTGAAGTACACGTGTGGGTGTCGCGCGTGTGGGGTTGGCAGGAATCGGAGGATGAAGCAAAGGCCAACGACGATATCGTGTTTACGAAGGAACGTCCGACTACTGAAGACCCGATTCCCGACGGACTCGATTGGGACCTCTGGCTGGGCCCCGCTCCGTACCGGCCGTTCAACAACGTCTATTTTCCCGGGCCAAAGTGGTACCGGTGGTGGGAATGGGGCAACGGCACGATGTCTGATTTGGGAAGCCATTGGAACGATTTGCCGTTCTGGGCGCTGGACCTCAAGTATCCGTTGACCGTTGAAGCGAGCGGGCCGCCGGCGCATCCGGATATCGCGCCCGCGTCGATGCGCGCTACGTATGAATACGGCCCACGCGGCGCCATGCCCGCGCTGAAGCTGCATTGGTATCAAGGCAAAGAAAAGCCGGCGCCATTGGCCGAAGGCACGATACCGAAGTGGAATGACGGCGTCCTCTTCGTTGGCGACAACGGCATGCTGCTCTCGGACTATGGCAAACACGTATTGCTGCCGGAAGATACGTTCAAGGACTTCTCTCCGCCACCGCAGACAATCCCCAAATCACTCGGCCATCACCAGGATTGGGTGCATGCGTGCAAAACGGGCGAACCTACGCTGAGCAACTTCGAGTATGCGGGTTGGCTAACGGAAGCGAACCACCTGGGTAACGTCGCGTATCGCGTTGGCAAGAAGATCGAGTGGGAGCCAACGACGATGAAAGCGGCGAACGCGCCGGAAGCGGACCCCTATATCAAGCGCGAGTATCGTATTCCGTGGTCGCTCGACGTATAA
- the pyrR gene encoding bifunctional pyr operon transcriptional regulator/uracil phosphoribosyltransferase PyrR codes for MKHKGELTVVLDAGAMDAALLRIAQEIVSNNEDLHSVALMGILKRGRPLAERLAAHIEKMAGVPVRVGSLATTLYRDDLRSGKVAASVGTHVTHFDFDVEGLTVVLVDDVLSTGRTIRAALDEIIDYGRPKRIQLACLVDRGLRELPIQADYLGWSISTTYEDHVQVKLREIDGEDVVLLERIGAPETGS; via the coding sequence GTGAAACACAAGGGCGAATTGACGGTCGTCCTCGATGCCGGCGCGATGGATGCAGCGCTTCTTCGCATCGCGCAGGAAATCGTGTCGAACAACGAGGACCTGCATTCCGTCGCGCTTATGGGCATCTTGAAGCGCGGCCGGCCCCTGGCCGAACGGCTCGCGGCGCACATCGAGAAGATGGCCGGTGTTCCGGTGCGCGTGGGGTCGCTGGCGACAACGTTGTATCGCGACGATTTGCGCAGCGGAAAGGTTGCCGCGAGCGTGGGCACGCACGTAACCCACTTCGACTTCGATGTCGAAGGGCTGACCGTCGTGCTGGTAGACGACGTACTCTCGACCGGCCGGACAATTCGCGCGGCGCTGGACGAAATCATCGACTATGGAAGGCCCAAGCGCATTCAGTTGGCGTGCCTCGTCGACCGCGGGCTGCGCGAACTACCCATTCAAGCGGACTACCTCGGCTGGTCGATTTCGACAACCTATGAGGATCACGTGCAGGTAAAACTGAGGGAGATAGACGGCGAGGATGTCGTGCTGCTCGAACGCATTGGCGCACCGGAGACGGGTTCATGA